DNA from Brassica napus cultivar Da-Ae chromosome C4, Da-Ae, whole genome shotgun sequence:
AACGATCTGTGTTTGATTGCTAACTCATTCTTGGCAGTGTTAAGATCGTCAGTATTGGTAGCCATTTAGCCAATACCTCCCACTATGATTTTCCCTAGGCTGCTTCGGTAGATGGGAGTCTCTTAGATGATCTAAGTGTCTAGTTAGTGGTCTAAGCGTCTCATCTTGTAATTTTAGGGACCTGATTAATGGACGTACTTGCACTGGGCATTCTTGTTGTATGTAGGCTGTTCagttaagaatataaaattgatttatttgaAGCACTTCATGCTCATGGTTATATTTCGAAAGATGTTGAAGTGAGTGTGAAACTGttaattacagaaaaaaaacaacCAAGAAGGATGATGTATCTGAGGCTAGAAAATTTAATGACATCTAACTTTTAAGTTGGATAATAATAGAAATTGAGGTTCTTGTTGGATGTAGCTATGTTTTTATACGTGTTTTGTATTGCAGGGTGTTGGTCCAAGCCTTGCCATCAGCTTCTCAGCATATAACTCTCTGAAAACATCATGGCTATCTCATAGGTAAAAAGGCCTCTTTGATTTGGGATGTGATTTTGTTTGTTCAATCTTAACTCATCctattttaatattgttttcttcAAAACCCCTTTCAGGCCTAATGATTCAGAAGTTATGGTTAGTCTTAGCTGTGGCAGTCTCTCTGGAATTGCTTCCTCGACAGGTTTGTTATGAATAAAAAGATGAGGCTTGACTTTCTTATTTGGTGTATGCATTACTTGAAAATTGTTAGATTATACCCAATCTAACTTTTGTAGCAACGTTCCCGGTGGACCTGGTGAGAAGAAGAATGCAGTTGGAAGGAGCTGGTGGGCGAGCGAGAGTGTATAAAACGGGACTCCTTGGAACgttcaaacatatatttaaGGCAGAAGGCATGAGAGGGCTATACAGAGGAATCTTACCAGAATACTACAAAGTGGCTCCTGGTGTTGGCATTGCCTTCATGGCATATGAGAAGCTGAAGAAACTCTTATCGTCTGTCCCCAATTAATAGTCTCATATGCTCTGGTATAAGCTGCGTTATAGAGTTTGGAGAAGAAACAGAAAGTCTTTGgtggtagttttttttttttttttaactttccaGTGTATAGTAAATGCAGTTTAAGGTGTTAGGTTACAGTTTCTTCCTCCATTAGCATCGCTCGAGATAGCAATTTTGCCTTGTTCTAGGGCTCTAACATTAATCCAAGCTCTATGCTCGTTTATAAATCCTTAATATATGTTTCATTTGAAGAAAAACCGTGGGCAAACACTCATATCATAAGATTTTTTAATGTAGAAACAATATCTCAGCATACAATAGAAACAATTGATCAGCGTGACAACAAAGAGAATGGTACAGGTCCTCTGGATATTAACCAACATCCAAAAGAATTAAGAATCAGGTCTTTTTCTTTTGTGGCTGTACAAACAAATGATTACTTTTACAGACACTGaacaaaacaaacaagaaaaaaaaaacatgtgggATGATTTGTTTGTTCCTCCTCCTCTCATGGTTTCTGAGGACCTGAAGTTCTTTTATGGGATTGTAGGTGTTTTAGTCTGCTTATGAGGTTATCTATATATGTTCTGATTCGATACCTTACTGAGTTTGTGAGTGTTAAAGGTGGATTTAGAATCAGCGTTTGCGCCTCCACTACAAGGAAGACTAGCAAGCGCACCGCTTTTGTGTAGAGGGTTACTGCGTTCTCTGCCTCTCCCATCACCACCTCATCTACCTGCAAAAGTGAGTGTAACTATGATAATAttaacaaacaatagtaaccaTATTGGTTTCCAGTTTAGGATTTGATCATAAGAGGCAAAATAAACTTACTCCTCCACGTATGCCAAGAGTAAGAGCTGCTTGGAATATTATCTCCATTGCATCAGGCATCTTTGTATTGCCTACAATCATGTTCTCTGTAGTTTAATAATTCTGATTAACTGAAGAAAAACAGAAAGTAAGATGCATACCAGATTCAACAAACTTGGCAAGATCTTCAGCACGCTCAACCTCCTGGACAAACTCTCTCTGAATCTGAGACAATATTTTCTCTGATCCTTCTTGGCTAATATTTCTTCTTACTCTGTTACTGTCTTGGCGCAggcttccttctacaccagAGGCTGCCTGAGTATGACAGATGTGCAGTGCTTGGTTCCAAATCGCAAGAATCACTAGTTGGATTGAGAAAGCTTCTAACTGTTTACCTGAATCAATCTATGAAGAGAAGCATGAAAAGCAAAGGCTCAGAAACTCACGTTGGCAAAGTTCGTATAACTATCAGAAGTTGCTTACCCTTTCACGAACCAATTCTGCAATCGTTGCTGCACACTTTTGCAAAGACCTGATTCTTGTCAAGCTGTGAGTTGATGGCTGTTCAAAAGCATCCACAAGGTTCAGAGACCCATGGGAAGTACCCGGGAGAGAATTTGGGCTCTCCAAGCTTTCAAACCGACCACCAATGTTCCTGCCAGTGGCACCAGCTATTGGCATAGGAGCCGTTGAACTCGTTACGTTTCTTTTAATGAACTCCACTGGAGGGGAATGTGATTTGAACGGGTAATTGAAAAGCTTCGGAGAGCCAGATGAAGATGATGGTATATCCACTGATGGTCCAGATATCAGAACATAATCTTGATCTATTGAATCTGGCGTATCCCCTACTGTAAAAGCGAGACAActttaataaaaacaatctttctAGTGGTGAGCAAATGATAGATATGCAGTTACCTCTTCCTTGAGTACTAAGTGATCTGGAATCAGGCAAGCTTGACGGTTTGAATTGGTTTCTATCTATTAATCTATGGCTTTCGAACTTGAAGTTATTGGTATCTGCTCTATGACTAACTCTACTATATCTGGAATTAAGTTCCATGTTTTTCAAAGGACTAGATGCTGCTGCTTCCCTTCTCTCAACACTAAATCCATAAGATGACTTCATCGGAGAAGTATGTTTAATATATGAAGGGCTTCCCTCAGGCTCACTAGAATCATCATCTAAAAAGAACGGCAAAGAGTCATcatgagaaacttcttccattTTTCCTGAGGGACTGCTTCCTGATGAATGAAAACCATCCATCGTTCTTGAACCTGATCTACTCCTGCAACAAAACAACATAATCAGTATAACAGTTTGAACCACGAATGATAGAAGAGAATAGGATATCTCACCTTGGCACATCATATGATTGTCTGTCTGAAAGAAAAGGGTGATGAAAGAACTCTTCAAACGTCAAACGTTCCACTGTGAAACAAAAGcattccaaaaataaataaatgttaaacACAAACAGACACAGAGTCACAGACCATAATAACTCTTAAATGTAACTAATTCAAATAGCCTGAACTAACAATTCTATCTATTTGCTATCTCTTTAGAATTTGATGGGCCTGACTATGCTAACAGAATCAGAGTTTACCTGGATTACGGCGCAGCAATTTCTGACATAGATCTTTACAGTCAGTAGTCAAATCTCTACAGTCTACTGGAAACTGCAATTCAGTTGATCTCATAATGTTCTGGAACAACTGTGGAAATCAGATGGATAACATGTCAGCCAATGATGCATTCACCGAACAcagacatttaaatattttataaactcaTGTCACTTTTTGGTATACAAGACCTGAACTTGGCTGTTTCCTGTAAAAGGGGTCCTTCCTGTCACAAGTTGAAATAATATAGCACCAACACTCCAGAGATCTGCCTGTGTAGCAAGGGAGATTTTAAGCAGGATATAGATTATAGTATAAGACATGTCTAGGTGGCTTCTAGAGGAAAAAGTCGCACCTTTGCATCATACTTCTGAAGCTGCATAATCTCTGGGGCCATATACAATGGGGAACCACACAAAGTTTCTGCCAAACCCCTTGGCTGCAACGATCTGAGCTAAGAAAATGTGATGTTTAAGTGCAAATTGCAAACATAAAGTGTCTAATAAACATACTCCCATATAAGACCAACTCTCTCTGATCATCGCATTAAACTTAGTTATTTGTGTAACAAAGGAGAATACCTTGCAAATCCAAAATCAGCAATCTTCAGAGCTGCATCGTTATCATCTGTGGATAGAAGAAGATTCTGTTTCAAGAACGAAACAACCTTAGCAATTGGATTTCAATATTACACAAAATCTCTCTATCTCTGCTAGGAAAATAAAAACTCTGTGAAAGCATATCCTGTAATAACGAATAAACGTGTTTTAGTGGAACCTAACAGATCACCCCTTCTAACCTTCTAAGTGATTAATCTTCTAAGAAAAGTTCTCTCACGTTTGACAATACAAGATCATTCCTGGGTATGGGATGAGAATCAGACATACCTGAGGCTTTAAATCTCGGTGAATGATATTATTGTCACGAAGAACTTGCAAACCAGCAGCTATATAACATAAGAAATTCATTTAAGAGTAAGAATGCAATTGTACTGTGACTCGAAACCAAACATGGAGTAAGGAAGAACTCTTTTGTAGAATTTACCTAACTGCTGCATAAAATGCTTAGCAGTAGCATCAGGGATCTTTCCATGACGCTGAATAAACATAGAAAGATCACCCCCTTTGCAGTACTCCAACACCAAATTTATTTTCCCGGGAGCCTAcatcaaattttacaaaacagaAAACAATCCTTTAGCAATCAAAACCCATTCACACTCAGAGCATATACAATTTCCAATGCAAAATCATCATCAGCCTCCTACATGGTCTACGGAGTTCAAAAGAAGGCGGCTAAGCATCTGAATTCAACAAGGGTCATTCCCATTCTAAGCAATGACCATTTACAGTACTAAGTATACTAAGTATCATTTGCCTAAACCATCTACCGAATTCAAAAGTGCTAATATCTCACAAAGCTAAGACCTTTTTTTAAACTCCCAGCAAaaggaagaaaataaagaaacaaaacaaagctCAAATGTTTGGATGTTCCATCTTACAGTGGGAGCTTTATACAAGCTACAAAACGATCCTAAGAAGAGCATAGGGAAACGAAAAAAACACCCACCTCGATCATGTCGATGAAGCGGATGATGTTGGGGTGATTGATCTTCCTCAAGATGAAAATCTCCGACATGAGACTATCTTGCAACTTCTTACTAAGCCTAGCCATGGCGATCTCCTTGATTGCAACCACGGTTCCATCTACAAGATGCCTCCCTTCCCACACCACCGAAAACGAACCCGACCCGATTTGTCTTCCCACCGCGTAATCCCCGATTACCCGCCCGCTCCTCCCCGCCGCCAACTGAGCCATCCTTCCTCCACCGAGCAAATCTACGGAGATCCGAAAATTGAATAATTTTGAGAACTCAATTTGAGTTGATAAGGAAAGGATTTCAATTGGGCGTATTCATCAGATAAAATGATGATGagcgaaagagagagagagagagagagagagagagagaaggtttAGTTTGAATTGATTTaacgtttttttattattattatataacaaatagagAATCAACTTGTAATGAAATGAATACGCTTCTGATTATACGATAAAGATTCCcaacattatttatatgattatcaatatacaatactaaaagttgAATAAGATCAACATCTAAGCTGTCCACATAGGactaaaaaatcaaccaatagaaaaGAGTTATTTTGCCATGTCATATGAGCTTCGTTGGAAAATGATAATTATCGAGACTTTCGTGTGGGCTTATGATATTTGGCCCAGTCAAACCCACTTCTGGAAATGGCTCACAAACTTTCTCTTCTCAGTTTCGGATCCTTGGAAATCTCCGTTACACGCAACACTTCCTTTAtcaatcaattatcttttactCTTTTCTTTATGGTCTCATTTCACCTCCCTATTATCTTCTCCTATAAAAATCGTTTCTTCCAAACTTTAATTCAACCAAAATTGAAAGCTATGGCCATGAGAAATAAATAATTCAGAGTCTCTTGCTCTTCCTCTACTCTTTGTACCCGGTAATCAAACCCCACAGTATTCATAGCTATAGGAACGGCGAAATCCACCGCCACAGCCCCGGCTTAATTTTATAAGGATGTGATCGTTTACCACCAAGTTTGCTTGCTTACATGGCTGCAGCTTTATAACTCGTGCCATGTTTGTCATACGAGTTCATGACTCATGGAGGTCAGACCAGTGGGGAAGACAGACAACGAACGGTTGAGAGTTCGCCGACTCCGAGGAGGTTTAGTTTATCATATCCATGGCCACTCAAGAGACATGATACGAATTAGGATTCTGGGAGTGGATCTGATATCGATACTACGTAGGATGAATTGGATTGAGGTTAGTGGATTGTCTATCCTGTGAATCTTGGTTCTGACCAATCtattgtttgtgttgtgtgtgtgcaAAGTATTTCCCTTTTgattttttagaataaaaaagtaTGAAAACTGTATCATTTTCCGGAATAAAGTATTGGCCTCAACTGATACATTGTTTTGTCATCCTGTTCTGTGCAAGAAATTCATGGCATACAATGAAATTCTCAAAACATTTGAAGATCAAGAGGAGTTAAAAGAGGTTTGACCTTCAAATGCTTGCAAGAAGGCGGATCAATGGGTAGCTTTTCGAATATACTCTGTAGACATTCCTTTTACCTGTTCTCCTCTCCAATATTTGTGTTGCCACTTGCCAGTGGCCCAGTGTTAACAATGGTGGCTTCCCTTAACCCACGTCTGTTATTCTCCTCAACTAACAAAATGTGTTTCATGTAGCATTTAAAGCACTGAATTTTTCTCAGGGTTATGGAAATGGGGAAGAAGCTTGCAGAGAGGATAAGGAGCAAAGGGCCTTACATTGTCCTGAGTGTATGTACGTTAATCATTTCACTCTCACTATTGAAgcttcttatttttttgttgttgttgcacaTACAGCTGTAAgactaatattattatatattactttttttataattgggtATAATATGCTTACGTGATATAATAGTtcaaataagaatatatatatgatttataaaatttgattgtTACTGCTCTCAATGGTGTATATATGTTACTTTGTCTTATTTATTTTCCCTGCAGCTAATTGTGGCTTTGAAAATTCATTTTCTACAccgaagaaaagaagaagccagTGACTGTTTTAGCGTGTTGTTGTCTTCTAAGCTCtgtaaatgtttataaaactgGTGTTTTGATGATTATGTGCCTcacattgtttttgtttttatggatAGGTTGAATCACAGCtcattgaataaaaaaaatacccaACTCCGTATTTTCGAATGGTCTTACATAACTGTCTCCAGTGGGATCAGTGGCCTTATGCTACTGTCGATATACTACAGATTCCACCAACGCCATATCTACAAAGCCAAAAAGGAGGAAGATGAACATGACAACTTGAAGCCAGCCTCTATCGCTGGGGGTGGAAACTGCAGCAAATCATAGTAGACACTACAAGGTACTCGCATGTAAACACTACATCCTTTGTATTACGTCttctttgttgtttttgttattcTCCCTTTCTTTAAATGGAATCTTATTAGATGTTTCCAAATGAAATTTGGTAGTTCATCACAAAACTTCTCTATTTCATTGACAAAGGGGAGTCATTCACCCATGATGTTTTATCGTTACATGGATTCCAGTTTTATTCATTTGAAACTCTGATACATGCTTACCGAACAAAATAATGTATAGCGACATTTGTATATATTAGTGAATTAAACATTTTACATGGTTCCTCATATTGCTTCATGTGCAAGTTGAAGCAAAAGAAGTTTTCTTTTCTGTTACAAAGCTTTCCCAATCTAAAGACACTGGTTTGGGAGAGAACGGTTTACTTGATCATAAAGGAACTTTCTCCATCAGCTGATAAGGTTTatagtttgtaattttcttagGTGGCTGAATCCTAATACCAATACTGAAGGTATAGTTTCTTAATTTGCTTCACCAGTGCCAACAAtcacaaaattataatttgttcttcttctttcagATTCTAATGATTGGTTGTTATTTGAGTCATTGTGATTTTCAGTAGGGATGTTTAAATGAAGATAGAATCTAACAAGTCAGTGTCGGAGGTTAATAATGAAATTGAGAGTGAGGATGGTAGTGAATAGGTTTGTAGTTGATCATTTTAAATTACGTTTCATTGTGTATAATCAAATTCATGATGAGAACGGTGACCAAGGTTGAAATTTGTAGCATAAGTACAGATGGTTGAtctctttgtcttctttatGTTTTCGTAAAATTGTTATGGGAATGATTAAAAGAGAgtgtttttctttattattctctttgttttaaaacttcACAAAATGTTTTATTCCCTACATAATTTAgattcttattttataaatttgcgATCTCATATTTCTATTTTGACATGTGATCAATTCATATAAAATTGTAGATGaaaattgataaattaaattgatttatttGGCCAAGATAATGTCATTGTTTCAAACTCATGCCCAATTCTAAATTTACACATTtctaacaaattatatataatatccttttctatataaattatcaaaaaaaagcAACAAATTAGTGATAAAGCAGTATAAGGAATTGTATTAATCTTTGATGATgcaattaaataaaacataaaatattcagAAATTTACCAAGTATAGCtgtaaaatagtaataattaataaataaaatgaataaaaactaatttcaaTTTGCAACGAagtaagaagaaaataaaaaaataaggattataaaatgaaaaaataaagaggaaataaacacacaaatttatTACTTCAATGTATACGTGAATAAGTTTGAACCAAGATGAGTCTACTTTTTTGCTACCAAAATTGTTTTCAAGCAAATAGTAAacaataaatctatcaaattaaaaaaataaattattaattatatttttaatttatataaaatttaaaactaaacataatatacgtatatatatatataaaattaagaacATATATTAAGGATTTTTGATGTATATATCATGCATTCCcattatagtattttttttacaaatggtAATACATTCTAACATCATCTTCACATAACATTCAAATCACCCAAGAAACCACAATAAttctattaagaaaatataccCAAAATACATTCATACATCTTATGGTGAAACTTACAATCAACTGTTATGTCTAGCCACTTACAAACACATTCCTATTagattgttttataaataaattttgtgtttacttatttaaatttaaaaatagaaaatgtttttgattttaaaGGTCCATCCTAATATTATTGAGAAAATACACAtaacagaaaaaaatttaacacaaaaaaaaactaaaatacaaaaacatatttCGTTATAGGTTTGCTTTTCTAGaggtacaaaaaaaatatataaatagaaagaaaaattacaaaaaatgttttaatctTGAAATATCTCACATCGAACTTTTATACATTTCTTAATATGAAATGgccaaataataaattttgacaaTTTCAAAGCATATAATAGGAAA
Protein-coding regions in this window:
- the LOC106380598 gene encoding serine/threonine-protein kinase ATG1b isoform X1 yields the protein MAQLAAGRSGRVIGDYAVGRQIGSGSFSVVWEGRHLVDGTVVAIKEIAMARLSKKLQDSLMSEIFILRKINHPNIIRFIDMIEAPGKINLVLEYCKGGDLSMFIQRHGKIPDATAKHFMQQLAAGLQVLRDNNIIHRDLKPQNLLLSTDDNDAALKIADFGFARSLQPRGLAETLCGSPLYMAPEIMQLQKYDAKADLWSVGAILFQLVTGRTPFTGNSQVQLFQNIMRSTELQFPVDCRDLTTDCKDLCQKLLRRNPVERLTFEEFFHHPFLSDRQSYDVPRSRSGSRTMDGFHSSGSSPSGKMEEVSHDDSLPFFLDDDSSEPEGSPSYIKHTSPMKSSYGFSVERREAAASSPLKNMELNSRYSRVSHRADTNNFKFESHRLIDRNQFKPSSLPDSRSLSTQGRVGDTPDSIDQDYVLISGPSVDIPSSSSGSPKLFNYPFKSHSPPVEFIKRNVTSSTAPMPIAGATGRNIGGRFESLESPNSLPGTSHGSLNLVDAFEQPSTHSLTRIRSLQKCAATIAELVRERIDSGKQLEAFSIQLVILAIWNQALHICHTQAASGVEGSLRQDSNRVRRNISQEGSEKILSQIQREFVQEVERAEDLAKFVESGNTKMPDAMEIIFQAALTLGIRGGVDEVVMGEAENAVTLYTKAVRLLVFLVVEAQTLILNPPLTLTNSVRYRIRTYIDNLISRLKHLQSHKRTSGPQKP
- the LOC106380598 gene encoding serine/threonine-protein kinase ATG1b isoform X3, with product MAPEIMQLQKYDAKADLWSVGAILFQLVTGRTPFTGNSQVQLFQNIMRSTELQFPVDCRDLTTDCKDLCQKLLRRNPVERLTFEEFFHHPFLSDRQSYDVPRSRSGSRTMDGFHSSGSSPSGKMEEVSHDDSLPFFLDDDSSEPEGSPSYIKHTSPMKSSYGFSVERREAAASSPLKNMELNSRYSRVSHRADTNNFKFESHRLIDRNQFKPSSLPDSRSLSTQGRVGDTPDSIDQDYVLISGPSVDIPSSSSGSPKLFNYPFKSHSPPVEFIKRNVTSSTAPMPIAGATGRNIGGRFESLESPNSLPGTSHGSLNLVDAFEQPSTHSLTRIRSLQKCAATIAELVRERIDSGKQLEAFSIQLVILAIWNQALHICHTQAASGVEGSLRQDSNRVRRNISQEGSEKILSQIQREFVQEVERAEDLAKFVESGNTKMPDAMEIIFQAALTLGIRGGVDEVVMGEAENAVTLYTKAVRLLVFLVVEAQTLILNPPLTLTNSVRYRIRTYIDNLISRLKHLQSHKRTSGPQKP
- the LOC106380598 gene encoding serine/threonine-protein kinase ATG1b isoform X2, with protein sequence MAQLAAGRSGRVIGDYAVGRQIGSGSFSVVWEGRHLVDGTVVAIKEIAMARLSKKLQDSLMSEIFILRKINHPNIIRFIDMIEAPGKINLVLEYCKGGDLSMFIQRHGKIPDATAKHFMQQLAAGLQVLRDNNIIHRDLKPQNLLLSTDDNDAALKIADFGFARSLQPRGLAETLCGSPLYMAPEIMQLQKYDAKADLWSVGAILFQLVTGRTPFTGNSQVQLFQNIMRSTELQFPVDCRDLTTDCKDLCQKLLRRNPVERLTFEEFFHHPFLSDRQSYDVPRSRSGSRTMDGFHSSGSSPSGKMEEVSHDDSLPFFLDDDSSEPEGSPSYIKHTSPMKSSYGFSVERREAAASSPLKNMELNSRYSRVSHRADTNNFKFESHRLIDRNQFKPSSLPDSRSLSTQGRGDTPDSIDQDYVLISGPSVDIPSSSSGSPKLFNYPFKSHSPPVEFIKRNVTSSTAPMPIAGATGRNIGGRFESLESPNSLPGTSHGSLNLVDAFEQPSTHSLTRIRSLQKCAATIAELVRERIDSGKQLEAFSIQLVILAIWNQALHICHTQAASGVEGSLRQDSNRVRRNISQEGSEKILSQIQREFVQEVERAEDLAKFVESGNTKMPDAMEIIFQAALTLGIRGGVDEVVMGEAENAVTLYTKAVRLLVFLVVEAQTLILNPPLTLTNSVRYRIRTYIDNLISRLKHLQSHKRTSGPQKP
- the LOC106380598 gene encoding serine/threonine-protein kinase ATG1b isoform X4, with protein sequence MRSTELQFPVDCRDLTTDCKDLCQKLLRRNPVERLTFEEFFHHPFLSDRQSYDVPRSRSGSRTMDGFHSSGSSPSGKMEEVSHDDSLPFFLDDDSSEPEGSPSYIKHTSPMKSSYGFSVERREAAASSPLKNMELNSRYSRVSHRADTNNFKFESHRLIDRNQFKPSSLPDSRSLSTQGRVGDTPDSIDQDYVLISGPSVDIPSSSSGSPKLFNYPFKSHSPPVEFIKRNVTSSTAPMPIAGATGRNIGGRFESLESPNSLPGTSHGSLNLVDAFEQPSTHSLTRIRSLQKCAATIAELVRERIDSGKQLEAFSIQLVILAIWNQALHICHTQAASGVEGSLRQDSNRVRRNISQEGSEKILSQIQREFVQEVERAEDLAKFVESGNTKMPDAMEIIFQAALTLGIRGGVDEVVMGEAENAVTLYTKAVRLLVFLVVEAQTLILNPPLTLTNSVRYRIRTYIDNLISRLKHLQSHKRTSGPQKP